The genomic stretch TGGATCATTTCCGTACTGAGATCATCTCTGGTGCGTAAAATGCTGGCCTGGGTAGTATAGGCATCCCCGCGAAGGCCTTCAGCGTTTTTTACCAGTTTGGAAAGGGTAAGCCCTTCCTCCAAGGCAAAGACCCCTTCTCGGAATACCGCGCCTTTGATCTGTACGCGGTTTGAATACCTGTCTAGAATACGCTGGACTGTGATTTCATCCCCTCCTTTGAGGATGAACATATCAAATTGGTTTTGATATACATCAGAGACAGATCGTTGGTTTCCTGTGATTCTGGAGATTGCCACACGGTCTTTAAAGGCTTCATCGGTAAAGCCTCCTGCATAGCCAAGCAAGTCTGAAAAATTATCTTCTTCCAGCACTTCAAATGTCATCGGGCGTTTCACCTCTCCCTTTACTTTTACACGGGAAACAAATGGTGGAACCAGAATCACGTCCTGATCCTGGAGTTTCAAGTCTAATTGTGCAGTGCCATTGATCAATAAATCATAGACGTCTATTTCTGCGACTTGCTTATTATTTCGTACTAGTTTGATTTTCCGCATGGAGCCATTTTCATTAGGACCACCTGCAGCATACAGCGCATTGAACACAGAAGAGAAAGCACTAAGTGTAAAAGTACCAGGCAGTCGGACTTCGCCCAGAATATTCACTTTTATAGAGCCTACATTTCCTAATGTCACCTGAAGAAATGTGTTGGGATTGCTTCCAAGCAGCCCTGTGTAATACTTCCCTATTCTATTCTTCAGTATGCTTGTTGCTTCTTCGATTGTTTTGCCTGCTATATTCACTGGGCCGATGTTGTCCAGCAATACAAAACCGTCAGGGTTGACAGTCGCCTCATAGTACTGCTCTGACTGTCCATAGATATCAACATAAATAAGATCTCCTGCGCCAAGGATATAGCTTTTAGGGGTAGCTTGATTCATGCTAGGCTCAAAACTTAAGCGCCTGTTTGCTTGGTAAAATAGAGAGGAACCAAAAATTTCATTTTCGTTTGACACCAAAGGGGTTGCGGAAGGGGATTGATACATACCACTTGTTATTTCATTCTGATCTAACTGCTCCCGGGAATCCCGTTTTGAAACTTTGGTGTTTCTGCCTGTCCGGGAGGAATCTTCCTCATCGACTCTTTTACGCATTTTTGCCAACTCTTCGGCAGGCATTCCCTGTACTTCCAAGGCTTTGATGAATTCTGATTTCGTCAAACCTGCCGAATAGGCTCTTTCTAAAAGGTCTTGCACTTCCTTGTCGGAAAGTTCATCTACTTTGATGGTGCTGGCATCGTTGATTTCTTGTGCAATAGACTGCGGAATACTGAGTGCAAAGCAGGCTACGAAGACAAAAAAATACCAGAATCGATTTGTGTTATTCATATGGAAAAGGAAGTCCCGGGTAATTCAAGAACAAATATGGAGATTAAAAATCCATGAATTTCTTAATTCTACCAAATATAGTTCCAAAAACCTATTGAAGCTCGTCCAGGAATCATGCAAAGTCGGCGACAAAAGTGTGATTGAAAGGAGGTTTTTTCACCACAGAGGCCACAAAGAATTACGCAAAGGGCGCAGCAGTATTTGCTTCAGCTGTTTGGAATGGGCTTAGTTGGCGCAAGTCTCATGACTTGTGCCTTCTTTAATGCAGTCTTCAGACTGCCATGGTGTGAAATTGCAATGAAAGTCGGGAGACTTCATTATCGTGGATTCAAGTCTGAAGACTCATATCTTTAAATTGAACCAAAAAGATCTTAAAAAATTACTTTTGTTTTCACTCCGTACAATTCCTGCAGATTTCAATCTGCTTTCTATCGCTGAGCAGTTGTTTCCTAAAAGCCTGATAGGGAAGAGATGACCAGATGGTGGCCAGCGATTGGTTCTTTAATTCACCCATCACGTACTCGGCATCCTTGTCAAAGCAGCAGGGGACGATTTTTCCGTCCCAGGTAGAAACTGCTCCCTGCCACATTCTCCAGCACCTGTTTTCCATTTTCTTCTTTAGCTTCCACTTGCCATTTCCTACAGGGATATAGCGGGAGTAGCCCAGATCAGAAGGTATCAGCTCGGAGCCGTTCTCGAAGTTGTAGATCTGTGTGGTTTTCAACTGCAA from Algoriphagus sp. NG3 encodes the following:
- a CDS encoding SLBB domain-containing protein; this translates as MNNTNRFWYFFVFVACFALSIPQSIAQEINDASTIKVDELSDKEVQDLLERAYSAGLTKSEFIKALEVQGMPAEELAKMRKRVDEEDSSRTGRNTKVSKRDSREQLDQNEITSGMYQSPSATPLVSNENEIFGSSLFYQANRRLSFEPSMNQATPKSYILGAGDLIYVDIYGQSEQYYEATVNPDGFVLLDNIGPVNIAGKTIEEATSILKNRIGKYYTGLLGSNPNTFLQVTLGNVGSIKVNILGEVRLPGTFTLSAFSSVFNALYAAGGPNENGSMRKIKLVRNNKQVAEIDVYDLLINGTAQLDLKLQDQDVILVPPFVSRVKVKGEVKRPMTFEVLEEDNFSDLLGYAGGFTDEAFKDRVAISRITGNQRSVSDVYQNQFDMFILKGGDEITVQRILDRYSNRVQIKGAVFREGVFALEEGLTLSKLVKNAEGLRGDAYTTQASILRTRDDLSTEMIQVNLRGILDGTVPDIPLQREDVVRIASIYDINNEQYVQILGEVKRPGVYPYSKEMKVEDLIVMAGGFQESANSQDIEIARRLEDTDLGTLADIIPTQVDPDLGYNPSSPSLVPFDQVIVRKRASFTMQRLTAVEGQVNSPGIFAIRSSGERISDLISRAGGINQFAYAKGATLIRRTEFFNTESEQLRRQRNLEGLQMKLAEDPSNSEAQAELLRRLLTDSPSALSPVDNQLAQNKKESLDQIASETPGFAVKLKETEAVAINLEEILKNPGSENDLLLEEGDIISVPKLLQTVRMRGDVVYPTTLRHESGRSLKHYINASGGFQRRANRKQTYVVYANGAVKRTKGFLGIKNYPPVEPGAEVIVPTKGPKVPLRLGEIVGITTGLATLGLVISQINWQ